A region from the Rhinoderma darwinii isolate aRhiDar2 chromosome 2, aRhiDar2.hap1, whole genome shotgun sequence genome encodes:
- the CLIC4 gene encoding chloride intracellular channel protein 4 isoform X3, which yields MILWLKGVVFNVTTVDLKRKPADLQNLAPGTHPPFITYNHDLKTDVNKIEEFLEEVLCPPKYRKLAARHPESNTAGMDIFAKFSTFIKNSRPDANEALERGLLKTLQKLDDYLNSPLPDEIDENSIEDVTVSNRKFLDGDDMTLADCNLLPKLHIVKVVTKKYRNFDIPKSMTGIWRYLSNAYSRDEFINTCPCDREIEIAYADVAKRLTN from the exons aaaaccAGCAGATTTACAAAATCTTGCTCCTGGAACACACCCGCCGTTTATAACCTACAACCATGATTTGAAAACTGATGTAAATAAGATAGAGGAATTTCTGGAAGAAGTTCTCTGCCCTCCAAA GTACCGCAAGTTGGCAGCAAGGCACCCAGAATCTAATACAGCTGGCATGGACATATTTGCGAAGTTTTCCACGTTTATCAAGAACTCTCGGCCAGATGCCAATGAAG CACTAGAAAGAGGATTGCTGAAAACGCTGCAGAAGCTTGATGACTACCTGAACTCTCCCTTACCCGACGAAATAGATGAGAATAGTATTGAGGATGTTACGGTTTCCAACCGCAAATTCTTAGATGGTGATGATATGACTTTAGCTGATTGTAACCTTTTGCCAAAACTCCATATAGTAAAG gtggtgaccaaaaaatacagAAACTTCGATATCCCAAAATCGATGACCGGGATCTGGAGATATTTGAGCAATGCATACAGCAGAGATGAATTCATCAACACTTGTCCTTGTGACCGAGAGATCGAAATAGCATACGCAGACGTAGCCAAAAGGCTCACCAACTGA